A section of the Echeneis naucrates chromosome 12, fEcheNa1.1, whole genome shotgun sequence genome encodes:
- the car15 gene encoding carbonic anhydrase 15 → MMVVSYADSEDYCYNEPHCDPYAWGDMFSSCHPLLEEHHSPINIDHRMTRNDSLGSLHLDGFDVVQTGHWTVENDGHSVVLQVSSGMSVSGGGLPDVYHTVQVHFHWGGPATNGSEHTVDKRRYPMEMHIVNLRSIYPNLTTALNDPLGLAVLGFFIDVVYADNVYFGHISQKLSSVAYKGQTTKIKPFPLISLLPQHNMSQYYRYYGSLTTPPCSQAVVWTLYEVPIYISWSQLAQFTSQIFSTEEDAEQVTPLQNNFRHIHPTFSRVISASKDAKLLTGTASHPLRLSATVLLLQIVLLRGFISSL, encoded by the exons ATGATGGTGGTATCATATGCAGATTCAG AGGACTACTGTTACAATGAGCCTCATTGTG ATCCATACGCATGGGGAGACATGTTCTCGTCATGCCACCCTTTACTTGAAGAGCACCACTCCCCCATCAACATTGACCACCGGATGACCAGAAATGACTCTCTGGGGTCTTTACATCTGGACGGCTTCGATGTGGTCCAAACTGGCCACTGGACGGTTGAAAACGATGGACACTCAG TCGTACTGCAGGTCAGCAGCGGGATGTCAGTGAGCGGTGGTGGTCTCCCAGATGTGTACCACACCGTCCAGGTGCACTTCCACTGGGGAGGCCCGGCCACGAACGGCTCCGAGCACACGGTGGACAAACGCAGATACCCAATGGAG atGCACATAGTCAACTTGAGGTCCATCTATCCAAATTTGACAACCGCCCTGAATGATCCACTGGGACTTGCTGTCCTTGGATTCTTTATTGAT GTTGTTTACGCAGACAATGTGTATTTTGGGCATATATCCCAAAAACTCTCTTCTGTAGCTTACAAAG GACAAACTACAAAAATCAAGCCATTTCCACTGATAAGTCTTCTGCCTCAACATAATATGAGTCAGTATTACCGCTACTACGGCAGCCTCACCACCCCTCCTTGCTCCCAAGCAGTTGTCTGGACTTTGTATGAAGTTCCCATCTACATCTCATGGTCCCAA CTGGCTCAGTTTACCTCGCAGATCTTCTCCACAGAGGAGGACGCAGAGCAGGTGACTCCCCTGCAGAACAACTTCAGGCACATCCACCCCACCTTCAGCCGGGTCATCTCCGCGTCCAAAGACGCCAAACTCCTCACAGGGACGGCCAGCCATCCTCTCAGGTTAAGTGCTACAGTGCTGCTGCTTCAAATTGTTTTGCTGAGAGGCTTCATCTCTTCCCTGTAG